A window of Haliscomenobacter hydrossis DSM 1100 contains these coding sequences:
- a CDS encoding thiol-disulfide oxidoreductase DCC family protein has protein sequence MKPIILFDGVCNLCNGFVQTIIRVDPQGKFQFAALQSEFGKEVMTKAQLPVNELNTVVLYSNGKIFTHSDVPLEICRLLGGFWRLFLIFKLIPRALRNRIYNWVARNRYRWFGKSESCMIPTPELRQRFL, from the coding sequence ATGAAGCCAATTATTCTTTTCGACGGGGTATGCAACCTCTGCAATGGATTTGTGCAAACCATCATTCGTGTTGATCCCCAGGGGAAATTTCAATTCGCAGCGTTACAATCCGAGTTTGGCAAGGAAGTAATGACTAAAGCACAATTGCCTGTAAATGAATTAAATACTGTAGTTCTTTACAGCAATGGAAAGATTTTCACTCATTCCGATGTTCCCTTGGAAATCTGTCGCTTACTGGGTGGTTTTTGGCGCTTGTTCCTCATCTTTAAGTTAATTCCTCGCGCTTTGCGCAATCGCATCTACAATTGGGTGGCCCGCAATCGTTATCGCTGGTTTGGCAAAAGTGAAAGTTGTATGATTCCGACTCCTGAATTACGGCAACGGTTCTTGTAA